A stretch of the Lactuca sativa cultivar Salinas chromosome 9, Lsat_Salinas_v11, whole genome shotgun sequence genome encodes the following:
- the LOC111902221 gene encoding scarecrow-like protein 34: protein MVMEPRQNGFSNHINGFSLYDDDILPIFDQSSALTNGYKYKDEPLDLSFLEIPYTPPDPNTGSSSVSPDIPSQEESPDEFNECVFNFIDQILVEEDEEGIQSLFCDPLELQATERSLYEALGEQYPSPSPQHTLPPNLETSEENENTNSSTSHSNSTQHDWPSGYTFDSLSPVTQTQTLDYHPFMSFNDVNGNMNQMLNTHMAQNIFTDTESIKQFNKGMEEASKFLPSTKPLVIDLDQYDLPQDSPQDSTNPPPEAVVKIEKVEKVEKEKPSSNSNGVVIKGRKHHQLDDNSYEEERSSKQSAVYVEENELSEMFDRVLLGADTNCNSTPCSEKEKPQQNGNNNTRNTKKTPTKTVDLSTLLVNCAQAVAAGDRRTATEQLHLIKQHASTSGDASQRLAHVFATGIEARLAGTGSQLYAVKTAMRITATEKLQAYQVYLSACPFKKIAFTFANKSIYDAASTASIIHIVDFGIAYGFQWPIFIKHLSERPGGPPKLRITGIEFPQPGFRPAERLEETGRRLSNYCDRFNVPFEYNSIASQNWETIKIEELKLQRHEFVAVNSLIRFHNLLDETVSVDSPRDKVLKLIHEMKPDIFVHAVINGFYSAPFFVTRFKETLFHYSALFDMFDATIERGNYERLNFEKEFYGREAMNVIACEGGERVERPESYKQWQVRISRAGFKMKPLDRELVSKLRCKRVGYHKDFVFDEDGKWILQGWKGRVLYASSCWVPA, encoded by the coding sequence ATGGTCATGGAGCCACGACAAAATGGATTCTCTAATCACATCAATGGTTTCAGTTTGTATGATGATGATATCTTACCCATCTTTGATCAAAGTTCAGCCCTCACAAATGGATACAAATATAAAGACGAACCTTTAGATTTAAGCTTCTTGGAGATTCCTTACACTCCACCAGATCCTAACACTGGTTCTTCAAGTGTATCCCCAGACATCCCTTCACAAGAGGAATCTCCAGATGAATTCAACGAATGTGTTTTCAACTTCATAGACCAGATTCttgttgaagaagatgaagaggggATACAAAGCTTGTTTTGTGACCCTTTAGAACTACAAGCCACCGAAAGATCTTTATATGAAGCCTTAGGTGAACAATATCCCTCTCCTTCTCCACAACATACATTACCCCCAAATCTTGAAACCTCAGAAGAGAATGAGAATACAAACAGCAGCACGAGTCACAGCAACTCAACTCAACACGATTGGCCCAGTGGTTATACTTTTGACTCATTATCACCCGTTACACAAACTCAAACTCTTGATTACCACCCGTTCATGTCATTCAATGATGTCAATGGCAATATGAATCAAATGCTAAATACACACATGGCACAAAATATATTCACAGATACCGAATCTATCAAGCAATTCAATAAAGGTATGGAAGAAGCTAGTAAATTCCTACCTTCTACAAAGCCTCTAGTTATCGATTTGGATCAATACGACTTACCTCAAGATTCACCTCAAGATTCAACAAACCCACCTCCAGAAGCTGTAGTCAagattgaaaaagttgaaaaagtaGAAAAAGAAAAACCTTCATCCAATTCCAATGGTGTAGTTATTAAAGGAAGGAAGCATCATCAGTTAGATGACAACAGTtatgaagaagaaagaagcagcaAACAATCTGCTGTTTATGTTGAAGAAAACGAATTATCCGAAATGTTCGATCGTGTACTTCTCGGAGCCGATACAAACTGCAACTCCACACCATGTTCTGAAAAAGaaaaaccacaacaaaatggtaatAACAACACCCGAAATACCAAAAAAACCCCTACAAAAACCGTTGACCTTTCTACCCTTTTAGTCAACTGTGCCCAAGCGGTCGCCGCCGGCGACCGCCGCACCGCCACCGAACAACTCCACCTCATAAAACAACACGCGTCAACTTCCGGCGATGCTTCCCAGAGACTAGCTCACGTATTCGCCACCGGAATCGAAGCCCGCTTAGCTGGCACCGGGTCCCAGCTCTATGCAGTCAAAACCGCCATGCGGATCACAGCTACCGAAAAGCTACAAGCGTATCAAGTCTACCTTTCCGCTTGCCCTTTCAAAAAAATCGCGTTTACATTCGCCAACAAATCAATATACGATGCAGCTTCAACGGCTTCAATCATTCATATAGTCGACTTCGGAATCGCGTACGGATTCCAATGGCCCATTTTCATCAAACATCTTTCGGAGCGACCCGGCGGGCCTCCGAAGCTCCGGATCACCGGAATTGAATTCCCGCAACCGGGATTCCGCCCGGCCGAACGGTTAGAGGAAACCGGACGCCGGTTATCCAACTACTGTGACCGCTTCAACGTCCCGTTTGAGTACAATTCCATCGCGAGCCAAAACTGGGAGACGATTAAAATCGAAGAGTTAAAGCTTCAAAGACATGAATTCGTAGCAGTCAACAGCTTGATCCGATTCCATAACTTGTTAGATGAAACGGTTTCGGTGGATAGTCCACGAGACAAGGTTTTGAAATTGATACACGAAATGAAGCCTGATATTTTCGTTCACGCGGTGATTAACGGGTTTTACAGTGCTCCGTTTTTCGTGACCCGTTTCAAGGAGACGCTTTTTCATTACTCTGCTTTGTTTGACATGTTTGATGCGACTATTGAAAGAGGGAATTACGAGAGGTTGAATTTTGAGAAGGAGTTTTATGGGCGTGAAGCGATGAATGTGATTGCGTGTGAAGGTGGTGAACGGGTGGAAAGGCCGGAATCGTATAAACAGTGGCAGGTGAGGATTTCGCGGGCCGGGTTTAAGATGAAACCGTTGGATCGGGAGCTTGTTTCGAAGTTGAGATGTAAGCGGGTCGGGTATCATAAGGATTTTGTGTTTGATGAAGATGGGAAATGGATATTGCAAGGATGGAAAGGGAGGGTGTTGTATGCTAGCTCTTGTTGGGTCCCGGCTTAA